One window of the Halobacillus litoralis genome contains the following:
- a CDS encoding cell wall hydrolase: protein MFKKMWMAGIAVFCALAFSFPMQSSAHANTHTVQKGESIYEIAMKYGVPVKQVEAMNNKSNAEIYPGEQLKLPVVAGESEKDLLSRLVEAEAKGESYAGKVAVATVVLNRVESDQFPDSLYGVIHDGYQFSPVLNGTIHQPAGEESKRAVEEALAYQGYDRGSIFFYNPDKAQSSYLSSQEVTTVIGNHVFLR from the coding sequence GTGTTTAAAAAGATGTGGATGGCAGGTATTGCAGTTTTTTGCGCCCTTGCCTTTTCATTTCCAATGCAAAGTTCTGCTCATGCAAATACGCACACCGTCCAAAAGGGCGAGTCTATATATGAAATCGCTATGAAATATGGGGTGCCAGTAAAACAAGTCGAGGCAATGAACAATAAATCCAATGCTGAAATTTACCCTGGGGAACAGTTGAAGCTCCCGGTGGTTGCGGGTGAGTCAGAAAAAGATTTACTTTCCCGACTTGTGGAAGCGGAAGCTAAAGGAGAAAGTTATGCAGGAAAAGTCGCTGTAGCTACCGTTGTTCTCAACCGGGTGGAAAGCGATCAATTTCCTGATTCCTTGTATGGTGTCATTCATGATGGTTATCAGTTTTCTCCTGTTTTGAATGGAACGATCCATCAGCCAGCTGGCGAAGAATCCAAACGTGCTGTCGAGGAAGCTTTGGCCTATCAAGGATATGACCGGGGCTCTATCTTCTTCTATAATCCTGATAAAGCCCAAAGCAGTTATCTGAGCAGCCAGGAAGTGACTACTGTTATAGGAAATCACGTATTCTTAAGATAA
- a CDS encoding CDP-alcohol phosphatidyltransferase family protein — MLDTHARKYVQPSIEKTASFFLKKNRTPDQITILALAAGITTSVFYVLGYPLIGVLFLWLSGYLDAVDGTMARHTKTSPFGTVMDITFDRIVEIGMIVAIAYIHPEVIWPLLLLSVSIIISMTIFLVVGAVSEQAGIKSFYYQAGLAERTEGFILFTIMLLFPDILVWSTLLFFAVELFTGIQRFAEAKRILQ; from the coding sequence TTGCTCGATACTCACGCTAGGAAATATGTCCAACCTTCTATTGAAAAAACAGCATCATTTTTTTTAAAAAAGAACCGCACCCCTGATCAAATTACTATTCTCGCACTTGCAGCTGGCATCACTACGAGCGTTTTCTATGTGCTTGGTTATCCACTGATAGGAGTCCTTTTTTTATGGCTGTCAGGTTACCTGGATGCCGTAGATGGGACGATGGCACGCCATACAAAAACATCGCCATTCGGGACCGTAATGGATATCACCTTCGACCGTATCGTTGAAATCGGTATGATCGTTGCCATCGCTTATATTCACCCTGAAGTTATTTGGCCGCTTCTTTTACTAAGTGTCTCGATCATCATTTCTATGACGATTTTTTTAGTTGTAGGGGCTGTATCCGAACAAGCAGGTATCAAATCCTTTTATTATCAAGCGGGTCTTGCTGAACGTACTGAAGGGTTCATCCTCTTCACTATAATGTTGCTTTTCCCTGATATTTTAGTATGGTCCACATTGCTTTTCTTTGCGGTTGAACTTTTCACAGGTATCCAGCGGTTCGCAGAAGCCAAGCGAATCTTACAATAA
- a CDS encoding aldo/keto reductase, which translates to MNTVTLHRTIEMPQLGFGVWQVEEKDAVPAVTKAIETGYRAIDTAAIYGNEKQVGEAIRKSGVARDELFITTKVWNSDQGYENTIKALDTSLDKLGLDYVDLYLIHWPTPEFDEYIETYKALEQLQKDGKVKAIGVCNFDIDHLQRLIDECEVKPAVNQVECHPYLAQNELKDFCRDNGILLEAWSPLMQGGEVLKNDTIQSIAEKHGKTSAQVIIRWHLQNDTVVIPKSVTPSRIEENFDVFDFDLTADDMAAINKLDRGERKGPKPSEMNKR; encoded by the coding sequence ATGAATACAGTTACGCTGCATAGAACGATTGAGATGCCTCAATTAGGGTTTGGTGTATGGCAAGTCGAAGAAAAGGACGCTGTTCCTGCTGTGACAAAAGCCATCGAAACGGGATACCGAGCCATTGATACAGCTGCGATTTATGGCAATGAAAAACAAGTCGGTGAAGCGATTCGCAAAAGTGGTGTGGCCCGTGATGAACTATTCATTACAACAAAAGTCTGGAATTCTGATCAGGGATATGAAAATACGATAAAAGCCCTCGATACAAGTCTTGATAAATTAGGGTTAGACTATGTGGATCTTTATTTGATACACTGGCCGACGCCTGAATTTGATGAATATATAGAAACTTATAAAGCACTTGAACAACTACAAAAAGACGGGAAAGTGAAGGCGATTGGTGTTTGCAACTTTGATATCGATCACCTGCAGCGTCTCATAGATGAATGTGAGGTCAAACCAGCCGTCAACCAAGTTGAATGTCATCCATACTTGGCGCAAAATGAATTGAAGGACTTTTGCCGTGATAATGGAATCCTGTTAGAAGCATGGAGTCCATTAATGCAAGGTGGAGAAGTGTTGAAAAATGATACGATTCAATCCATCGCAGAAAAGCATGGCAAAACGTCAGCTCAAGTCATCATTCGCTGGCACTTGCAAAACGATACGGTGGTCATTCCGAAATCAGTGACACCTTCCCGTATCGAAGAAAACTTCGATGTATTCGATTTCGATCTGACTGCAGATGATATGGCTGCTATTAACAAGCTGGATCGTGGGGAACGTAAAGGTCCAAAACCATCTGAAATGAATAAGCGGTAA
- a CDS encoding DUF4362 domain-containing protein produces the protein MRWLLFLFLAVLAGCASNSPEKVVETDAVPDRHEEVTNVDKLDAFMDDVEKGVSSEVRVVQRTTEGAPLYTTLNYDGNNISYERDTRRDRYAAGEITNRTCESIRKEKDTYLMNCGFDRAVEVYRETAEKD, from the coding sequence ATGCGGTGGTTATTATTTCTTTTTCTAGCTGTCCTTGCAGGATGTGCTTCAAATTCACCCGAAAAGGTTGTGGAAACGGATGCTGTCCCGGATAGACATGAGGAGGTAACGAATGTAGATAAATTGGATGCTTTCATGGATGATGTGGAAAAAGGTGTATCGTCAGAAGTTCGGGTGGTGCAACGAACGACAGAGGGGGCCCCTCTTTATACAACTTTGAACTATGATGGAAACAATATTTCGTATGAACGTGATACCAGAAGGGATCGTTACGCTGCAGGAGAAATTACCAATAGAACGTGTGAGAGTATAAGGAAAGAAAAGGATACTTATCTGATGAATTGTGGTTTTGACCGGGCAGTCGAAGTTTACCGGGAAACGGCGGAGAAAGACTGA
- a CDS encoding SAM hydrolase/SAM-dependent halogenase family protein, with amino-acid sequence MTQTLVLQSDFGISDGAVSAMHGVAHSVEPGLSIFDLTHDIPPFNIWEGSYRLWQTMTYWKEGTVFVSVIDPGVGSTRRSIGVKTGSGHFVITPDNGTLTHIQRTEGILEVREIDEKVNRLPKSGESYTFHGRDIYAYTGARLAAGVISFETVGPLIEPETLVQLQVKEPTIGYEAVEGIIDILDIRFGNLWTNIPRDFFKKLEIGYGDTLKVTISHNGREVYHNSMTFGRSFADTHKGEPLVYVNSLDNLGVAINQGSFAKAYDIRTGSNWEIHFNK; translated from the coding sequence ATGACACAAACGCTCGTACTGCAGTCAGACTTCGGCATCAGTGATGGGGCGGTAAGTGCTATGCATGGAGTCGCCCACTCCGTGGAACCTGGTTTATCTATTTTCGATTTGACCCATGATATTCCTCCTTTCAATATTTGGGAAGGTTCTTATCGGCTGTGGCAGACGATGACCTACTGGAAAGAGGGGACTGTCTTTGTGTCTGTCATCGATCCAGGAGTAGGATCTACACGAAGAAGTATTGGTGTCAAAACTGGATCCGGTCACTTCGTCATAACCCCTGACAATGGGACCCTTACGCACATCCAGCGTACAGAGGGTATCTTGGAAGTCCGGGAAATTGATGAAAAAGTGAATCGACTGCCGAAATCAGGTGAGTCTTATACGTTTCATGGCCGCGATATCTATGCATATACAGGAGCGAGGCTTGCTGCGGGAGTTATTAGCTTCGAAACAGTCGGTCCATTGATTGAGCCTGAGACGCTGGTACAATTGCAGGTAAAAGAACCGACGATTGGTTATGAAGCTGTTGAGGGTATTATCGATATTTTAGATATCCGGTTCGGGAATCTATGGACGAATATCCCGCGGGACTTTTTCAAAAAGTTAGAGATAGGCTATGGTGACACATTAAAAGTTACGATTTCACACAATGGTCGGGAAGTGTATCACAATTCCATGACGTTCGGCCGATCATTTGCCGATACACATAAAGGGGAGCCTCTCGTTTATGTGAACTCATTAGATAATTTAGGTGTGGCAATCAATCAAGGTTCGTTTGCAAAAGCTTACGACATACGGACGGGGTCTAATTGGGAGATCCATTTTAATAAATAA
- a CDS encoding DUF1189 family protein, which produces MGFFNSLVNSLRLPKKEAMFHLNRKGITNTILYLFLLLLILFMPDMIATVIHMESNLTEVSRGRYIIQFLVFYPLLIVFLILVGVSVLAGGGLLMRKALGRKLAYQQLWKLTAYATTLPLILSVILKYLTVPDGISALIFISIFAFFMYRMIVVYPRVPTKT; this is translated from the coding sequence ATGGGCTTTTTTAATTCACTAGTGAATAGCTTGCGTTTACCGAAAAAAGAGGCGATGTTCCATTTGAACAGGAAAGGGATTACGAATACGATCCTGTATCTGTTCCTTTTGCTATTGATATTGTTTATGCCGGATATGATTGCCACTGTCATTCATATGGAATCGAACTTGACAGAAGTTTCCCGTGGTCGTTATATCATCCAGTTTCTTGTTTTCTATCCATTGCTGATTGTTTTCCTGATTCTTGTAGGCGTTTCGGTCCTGGCTGGTGGTGGTCTGCTGATGCGAAAAGCATTAGGAAGAAAGTTGGCGTATCAACAATTATGGAAGCTAACGGCATATGCTACTACTTTACCTTTGATTTTAAGTGTAATTTTAAAATACCTAACGGTGCCTGACGGAATCAGTGCGCTGATTTTCATTTCGATTTTCGCTTTTTTCATGTACAGGATGATCGTAGTTTACCCGAGAGTGCCGACGAAAACTTGA
- a CDS encoding DUF1450 domain-containing protein: protein MGIVVVEVCDGNLINELDIESIIESEYPEVAVLMNECLSFCGMCAVRPYAIVNGHRVFAKTPEEALGKIRAKIEEELAIYAD from the coding sequence ATGGGGATTGTAGTCGTAGAAGTTTGTGATGGAAACTTGATCAATGAATTGGATATCGAAAGCATTATTGAGTCCGAATACCCTGAAGTGGCGGTACTCATGAACGAATGTTTATCTTTTTGCGGGATGTGCGCGGTCCGTCCTTATGCCATTGTGAATGGCCATCGCGTATTCGCTAAAACACCGGAAGAAGCTCTAGGGAAAATTCGTGCAAAAATTGAAGAAGAACTAGCGATATACGCTGATTAA
- a CDS encoding bifunctional riboflavin kinase/FAD synthetase, translated as METIEVNGQPPHNKEPLVLIIGKMDGVHLGHQSLLREAERLASAEDKIAVYGFSDHPKWVLKGDEEFKYMLSKEEDKQRRLEGFGVDRYYHVHFTKEYAKTSPEEFVLEHLSRLNVRHIVVGEDFRFGKGRGSDAEGLAELCTQIGAEVSIVPGVMLNGAKVSSTDIRTHVKEGRMEAAQAMLGRPFELTGIVEKGEQLGRELGFPTLNMGDIEDYVNVKPAVYLGLVKIVQDAPEYYYTLISAGYRPTVNGDSYKVEAYLLDFSGDLYNRKVSVQFLRHLRDEVNFDGMDALVEQMNQDEREARSILGL; from the coding sequence ATGGAAACGATTGAAGTTAATGGACAACCACCTCACAATAAAGAACCCCTCGTTTTGATAATCGGGAAGATGGATGGTGTACACTTAGGACATCAATCACTGCTTCGAGAAGCAGAAAGACTTGCTTCTGCAGAGGATAAAATAGCAGTATACGGTTTTTCTGACCATCCAAAGTGGGTGTTAAAAGGTGACGAAGAATTCAAATATATGCTGTCTAAAGAAGAAGATAAACAAAGACGCCTCGAAGGTTTCGGTGTAGATCGCTATTATCACGTCCATTTCACAAAAGAATATGCAAAGACATCTCCTGAGGAATTTGTGCTTGAGCACTTAAGCCGGTTGAATGTTCGCCATATCGTAGTGGGTGAGGATTTCCGTTTCGGTAAAGGGAGAGGGTCTGATGCAGAAGGGTTGGCCGAATTATGCACTCAAATTGGCGCAGAGGTCTCCATTGTGCCAGGAGTGATGCTGAATGGTGCCAAGGTGAGCAGCACAGACATACGCACCCATGTGAAGGAGGGACGGATGGAAGCGGCGCAAGCGATGCTTGGTCGTCCTTTCGAATTGACGGGAATAGTTGAAAAAGGCGAGCAGTTAGGAAGAGAACTTGGTTTTCCAACATTGAACATGGGGGACATTGAGGATTACGTTAATGTGAAACCAGCCGTTTATCTTGGCCTTGTCAAAATTGTTCAAGACGCGCCAGAGTATTATTACACATTGATCAGTGCGGGCTACCGACCGACAGTAAATGGAGATTCTTATAAAGTAGAAGCGTACCTTTTAGATTTTTCGGGTGATCTTTATAACCGGAAAGTCAGTGTCCAATTCCTGCGTCACTTAAGAGATGAAGTGAATTTCGATGGAATGGACGCACTTGTGGAACAGATGAACCAGGACGAGCGGGAGGCCCGGTCGATTTTGGGATTATGA
- a CDS encoding HD domain-containing protein: MMEKAKAFAEEAHRGQKRKSSNEDYIVHPIRVAEILKEAGYRDAVICAGYLHDVAEDTEYSLDDIEKEFGVTVKNLVASHTEDKSKSWQERKQHTIDTVASGSEEIKALIIADKLDNLRSLKKEMDIHGEVVWNFFNAGYDSQKWYNESIAKAIETGHSKNGAPLFFFDYRKLVKQTFD; encoded by the coding sequence ATGATGGAAAAAGCAAAGGCATTTGCAGAGGAAGCTCACAGAGGACAAAAACGAAAAAGTTCTAATGAGGATTATATCGTCCACCCGATCCGCGTAGCTGAAATACTGAAAGAAGCTGGTTATCGGGATGCCGTGATTTGCGCTGGCTATTTGCATGACGTCGCAGAAGATACTGAATATAGCCTGGATGACATAGAAAAAGAATTCGGGGTTACGGTCAAAAATTTGGTTGCTTCCCACACAGAAGATAAAAGCAAGTCATGGCAGGAAAGGAAGCAACATACCATTGATACAGTGGCTAGTGGCTCCGAAGAAATTAAGGCTTTAATCATCGCGGACAAGCTAGACAACTTGCGTTCACTGAAGAAGGAGATGGACATCCACGGTGAAGTGGTGTGGAATTTTTTTAATGCAGGCTATGATTCACAAAAATGGTACAACGAATCAATAGCAAAAGCTATAGAAACAGGACATTCTAAAAACGGGGCACCTCTGTTCTTCTTTGACTACCGCAAGCTTGTTAAACAAACGTTTGATTAA
- a CDS encoding UDP-N-acetylmuramoyl-L-alanyl-D-glutamate--2,6-diaminopimelate ligase, with protein MNIQFDQLQNVNIEEVYGPLEQEVSSLAFHSKRVEPKAAFFCLKGENFDGHEYVNEAIEGGATVIFGSDSSLFSHLQARYEWITFLVVENIRSAMAVFSKFFFGSADEELKTVGVTGTNGKTTVAAYVRSLLTLLRLPTGSIGTTGIWTSRKKIEYKKSTPTTPESLDLHQIFRDMRTSGDQGMVMEVSSIALDQCRVEGIQFDVAVHTNFSEEHLEYHRTVEHYRDCKLRLFQQAEHRVVNIDDEGMAAELLEMGTEGLLTYSTEDHPDADLIASNIEVLENGSVFDLGYKGESQKVFVPVYGTYNVANVLSAIAAALHLGFEWGYILSVLPELEGPEGRFQVIQVPEDQKVILDYAHTPVALNRLLEEVKKLEHRRLIVMIAGIGIRDFNKMPKMAAAIDGKADEIIVTVDHPGYHDPQIIVDQVLTGFKQPDAPNIHPTLSRADGVHRSMTLAREGDIILLTSGCINNAQIIRGEEIPHSDEKIIESHFPPVAQ; from the coding sequence ATGAATATACAATTTGATCAATTACAAAATGTTAATATAGAGGAAGTATACGGCCCCCTTGAACAGGAAGTCTCATCACTTGCTTTTCATTCGAAGAGAGTGGAGCCAAAGGCTGCTTTTTTCTGCCTCAAAGGGGAAAATTTTGATGGGCACGAATATGTGAACGAAGCGATTGAAGGGGGTGCCACGGTCATATTTGGCAGTGATAGTTCTTTATTCAGCCATTTGCAGGCGAGATATGAGTGGATTACTTTTCTTGTTGTAGAAAATATCCGTTCCGCAATGGCTGTATTTTCTAAATTCTTCTTTGGGTCAGCAGATGAAGAGTTGAAAACGGTCGGTGTTACAGGAACGAATGGGAAAACGACTGTTGCTGCTTACGTACGATCTCTATTGACCTTATTGCGTTTGCCGACAGGATCGATTGGTACAACTGGCATCTGGACTTCCCGCAAAAAAATCGAATATAAAAAAAGTACGCCCACAACACCTGAATCGTTGGATTTACACCAAATTTTTCGTGACATGAGAACTAGCGGAGATCAAGGGATGGTCATGGAAGTTTCATCAATTGCTCTTGACCAGTGTAGAGTGGAGGGCATCCAATTTGATGTAGCGGTCCACACCAATTTTTCCGAAGAACACTTGGAATATCACCGTACAGTCGAGCATTATCGAGATTGTAAATTGCGTTTATTCCAGCAAGCTGAGCATCGTGTTGTCAATATCGATGATGAAGGAATGGCAGCAGAGCTGTTGGAGATGGGGACCGAGGGATTGTTAACCTATAGTACTGAAGACCACCCAGATGCCGACCTGATTGCTTCCAACATTGAGGTGTTAGAAAATGGATCAGTGTTTGACTTGGGGTACAAAGGTGAATCTCAGAAGGTGTTCGTCCCTGTATATGGCACGTACAATGTCGCGAATGTACTTTCCGCGATTGCTGCCGCCCTGCACCTGGGCTTTGAATGGGGATATATTCTTTCTGTCCTACCTGAACTCGAGGGCCCTGAAGGTCGTTTCCAGGTGATCCAGGTGCCTGAGGATCAGAAGGTCATCTTAGATTATGCTCATACACCAGTAGCTTTAAATCGTTTATTGGAGGAAGTGAAAAAACTGGAACACCGCCGTTTAATTGTTATGATTGCAGGAATCGGTATTCGTGATTTCAATAAAATGCCGAAGATGGCAGCCGCAATTGATGGGAAAGCGGATGAAATCATCGTCACTGTCGATCATCCTGGCTACCATGATCCTCAAATCATAGTCGATCAAGTGCTGACTGGATTCAAACAACCGGATGCGCCTAATATCCACCCAACTCTGAGCCGGGCTGACGGAGTGCACCGTTCGATGACCCTTGCTAGGGAAGGAGATATCATCCTCCTGACGAGTGGTTGTATCAACAATGCGCAAATTATCAGGGGTGAAGAGATCCCCCATTCGGATGAGAAAATAATTGAAAGCCATTTTCCTCCTGTGGCGCAATAA
- a CDS encoding heavy metal translocating P-type ATPase — MKEYKLQGLSCANCAAEMEEEIKKLENGEKAELKFGSSKLVVNDGVDLAKVRKILKSEGASLKEDEEHDHEHNHGPNMKLLVIISAIIFVATLLLQGVLPPLAVTLMYITAITISGYHTFIKGAKNLVKLKFNIDTLMTIALIGAVAIGEWKEATVVAILFGLNEYLEGLGMEKARSSMEKLLKVAPKQATRLMDDGSEQIVAIEDLEEGDLVLVKAGEKIPSDGLVVAGTSSVNEAAITGESLPVEKLPGESLFGGSINNEGLLKVQITKAYQDSSLAKILRLVEEAQEMKTPTELFINRFAKYYTPLIMVIAGLVILLPPLFFSAGWGASFYQGLAVLIVGCPCALILSSPIAILSGITKNARNGILVKGGVYLEQLGRIESIAFDKTGTLTKGEPTVQEVKVYDNERFYTIARSVEKNSSHPIATAILEEEEVQRAEVLEPSSVDTVPGKGVRAVINGETFFVGSEQTLTHLKLADGERQDIDGLKNSGYTLVVVSDERNILGMFGIADEVREESRSLISRLHSLGIKNTIMLTGDHEQTARKVADEIGVTEIHAQLLPDEKVSKVTDLKKTTRLAMIGDGINDAPALAMADLGIAMGKGTDSAIETADIVLMQDHLGKLPNAFKIAKQVNRVVKWNISIALGLKVIALLLTIPGWLTLWVAILSDMGATILVTLISLTVLLIKDE, encoded by the coding sequence ATGAAGGAATACAAACTTCAAGGACTATCATGTGCAAACTGCGCAGCAGAGATGGAAGAGGAAATTAAAAAGTTGGAAAACGGGGAAAAAGCAGAACTGAAATTCGGCTCAAGCAAACTGGTTGTAAATGATGGGGTAGATTTAGCGAAGGTCCGCAAAATTTTAAAATCGGAAGGGGCATCCTTAAAGGAGGATGAAGAACATGATCACGAGCACAACCATGGACCGAACATGAAGTTGCTTGTGATCATCTCCGCCATCATCTTTGTGGCCACACTTCTGCTGCAAGGAGTACTACCGCCACTCGCGGTGACTTTAATGTATATAACTGCCATTACAATTAGTGGGTATCACACCTTTATTAAAGGCGCGAAAAATTTAGTGAAGCTTAAATTCAATATCGATACATTAATGACAATCGCCTTGATCGGTGCCGTAGCTATAGGGGAGTGGAAAGAAGCCACAGTTGTCGCCATTCTTTTCGGTTTGAATGAATATCTTGAAGGTTTAGGGATGGAAAAAGCCCGAAGTTCTATGGAGAAACTGTTGAAGGTGGCACCTAAACAAGCGACTCGACTAATGGACGATGGATCCGAGCAGATTGTCGCCATTGAGGATTTAGAAGAAGGGGATCTCGTGCTAGTTAAAGCAGGGGAAAAGATTCCATCGGATGGCCTTGTAGTAGCTGGAACCAGTTCTGTCAACGAAGCGGCTATCACAGGTGAGTCACTTCCTGTAGAAAAATTACCGGGTGAATCCCTGTTTGGGGGAAGCATTAACAACGAGGGACTGTTGAAAGTTCAAATCACGAAAGCTTACCAGGATTCTTCATTAGCCAAGATTCTCCGCCTTGTTGAAGAAGCTCAAGAAATGAAGACACCGACAGAGCTGTTCATCAACAGGTTCGCCAAATATTATACACCACTGATTATGGTGATCGCAGGGCTCGTTATCCTGTTGCCGCCATTGTTCTTCTCAGCCGGCTGGGGTGCCTCGTTCTACCAGGGCTTAGCGGTTTTGATTGTAGGCTGTCCATGTGCCCTCATTCTCTCGTCTCCGATAGCCATTCTGTCTGGGATTACTAAAAATGCCCGCAATGGGATTTTAGTCAAAGGCGGCGTCTACCTTGAACAATTAGGCAGAATAGAAAGCATCGCTTTTGATAAAACCGGCACATTGACGAAAGGCGAACCGACAGTCCAGGAAGTGAAGGTATATGATAATGAACGATTCTACACAATTGCCCGGTCTGTTGAAAAAAATTCTTCCCACCCGATAGCGACCGCGATTTTGGAAGAAGAAGAGGTCCAGAGGGCAGAAGTCCTTGAACCTTCCTCTGTCGATACTGTCCCTGGAAAAGGGGTGCGTGCTGTCATCAATGGAGAAACTTTCTTTGTCGGAAGTGAGCAGACGCTGACACACCTGAAGCTTGCAGATGGTGAGAGACAGGATATCGACGGCTTGAAAAATTCCGGATACACTCTAGTCGTCGTCTCAGATGAGCGGAACATTTTAGGGATGTTCGGTATTGCGGATGAAGTACGTGAGGAAAGCCGTTCGTTGATATCGCGCCTTCATTCCTTAGGAATCAAGAATACAATCATGCTGACAGGTGACCATGAACAAACAGCAAGGAAAGTTGCGGACGAAATCGGGGTCACGGAAATTCACGCCCAGTTGTTACCTGATGAGAAAGTAAGCAAAGTTACGGATTTGAAAAAAACAACCAGGCTGGCCATGATCGGGGATGGAATCAATGATGCACCTGCTCTTGCGATGGCAGACTTGGGAATTGCAATGGGGAAAGGCACCGATAGTGCGATAGAAACGGCTGACATAGTCCTTATGCAAGACCACTTAGGAAAGTTGCCGAACGCATTCAAAATTGCGAAACAAGTCAATCGAGTGGTAAAGTGGAACATTTCCATCGCTTTAGGGTTAAAGGTGATTGCATTGCTGCTGACCATTCCAGGATGGTTGACACTTTGGGTAGCGATTTTATCCGATATGGGAGCCACCATCCTCGTTACACTTATTAGTCTGACCGTTCTACTCATAAAAGATGAATAA
- a CDS encoding ArsR/SmtB family transcription factor, which yields MSNDKNKSEEQEENEIEELDEETLFVVSQTFKALSDPTRIRLLHLLCEREMSVNQIADTLELRQSTVSHQLRFLKNLRLVKYRRAGTTLFYSHDDKHVIDLLQQTINHALHH from the coding sequence ATGTCAAATGATAAAAATAAGTCAGAAGAACAGGAAGAAAATGAAATCGAAGAGCTTGATGAGGAAACACTTTTTGTCGTTTCTCAAACGTTCAAAGCGTTATCAGATCCGACACGGATTCGACTTTTACACTTGCTTTGTGAAAGAGAAATGTCTGTCAATCAAATCGCAGATACGTTAGAACTTCGCCAATCAACGGTTTCGCACCAATTGCGTTTCTTGAAAAATTTGCGTTTGGTGAAGTATAGAAGAGCAGGTACGACACTATTTTACTCGCACGATGACAAACACGTAATCGATCTCTTACAACAGACAATCAACCACGCTCTTCACCATTAA
- a CDS encoding type 1 glutamine amidotransferase domain-containing protein yields MSKKVLMVVTNHEKITDEQPTGIWLSEFGEAYNEFKQHGYEVTVASPQGGQAPVDPGSVSEDEPQEILDTKPHLENTTPIASVEAEEFDAIFLPGGHGTMFDFPDNEKLQKLLRNFYEADKIVAAVCHGPAGLVGATRSNGEPLVKGKRVNAFTDAEEVETTLDKHMPFLLESKLNELGATFVSGPNWSTHYEIDGNLITGQNPQSTEAVAKEVVKQLS; encoded by the coding sequence ATGTCCAAAAAAGTATTGATGGTCGTAACAAACCACGAGAAAATCACTGATGAACAACCAACAGGAATTTGGTTATCCGAATTCGGTGAAGCATATAATGAATTCAAACAGCACGGCTATGAGGTTACAGTCGCCAGTCCTCAAGGCGGTCAAGCCCCTGTTGACCCAGGTAGTGTAAGCGAAGATGAGCCACAAGAAATTTTAGATACAAAACCACATTTAGAAAACACAACTCCGATCGCCAGCGTAGAGGCGGAAGAATTTGACGCTATTTTCTTACCAGGCGGTCACGGAACAATGTTTGATTTTCCAGATAATGAAAAACTTCAAAAACTGCTTCGCAACTTTTATGAAGCGGATAAAATCGTCGCTGCTGTCTGTCACGGTCCTGCTGGGCTTGTCGGTGCCACAAGATCTAATGGTGAACCACTAGTCAAAGGCAAGCGTGTCAATGCGTTCACGGATGCCGAAGAAGTTGAGACTACGTTGGACAAACACATGCCGTTCTTGCTTGAAAGCAAGCTGAACGAACTTGGTGCCACATTCGTCAGCGGTCCGAACTGGTCCACTCATTATGAAATAGATGGGAACCTGATTACAGGCCAGAACCCACAATCTACGGAAGCTGTGGCTAAAGAAGTCGTGAAGCAGTTAAGTTAA
- a CDS encoding VOC family protein: protein MEKKLDHIGVAVRNIEDSINFYTNVLGGKLIDRYRSEAEGVESEIAIIDIDGDRTELLMPTNNTTSPIARFIKQKGKGVHHVAYHVGSLEQALEDLKERGIRTLEGSLRTNKHGRRLIYLNPADTEGTIIEYCDYPEQP, encoded by the coding sequence TTGGAGAAAAAATTGGACCATATTGGCGTCGCTGTACGAAATATAGAGGATAGTATCAACTTTTATACGAATGTACTTGGAGGCAAACTCATCGATCGATATAGAAGTGAAGCAGAAGGTGTGGAAAGTGAAATCGCAATTATAGATATAGATGGTGATCGTACGGAATTATTGATGCCTACAAATAATACAACATCACCGATTGCCCGATTCATTAAACAAAAAGGAAAAGGAGTTCACCATGTCGCTTATCATGTCGGCAGCCTGGAACAAGCTTTAGAAGATTTGAAAGAACGTGGAATACGCACTCTTGAAGGGTCGTTAAGAACTAATAAACATGGAAGGCGCTTGATCTATCTGAACCCGGCCGATACAGAAGGGACGATTATCGAGTACTGCGACTATCCTGAACAACCCTAA